Proteins from a genomic interval of Sporolactobacillus sp. Y61:
- a CDS encoding glucose PTS transporter subunit IIA has translation MRGLGSLQRLGKSLMLPIAVLPAAGLLNRLGAGDVWNIPFINAGGNALFSYLALLFAMGIAIGLSKDGSGSAAISGAIVYFILNFGATGVDKTINMGVFAGFIAGLFTPILYNRLYDKFTGNPYFNGRHVAILVNAVAAILLVLLFGLIWPYIQNILDSVNGWITSAGALGAAVFGFANRMLIPTGLHHVLNTYLWFGFGTFHEATGDINRFFAGDPSAGTYQVGFFPIMMFGLPGAALAMVLTAKKDRRKETFGMMLSVALTAFLTGITEPIEFSFMFLAYPLYVVHALLAGLSGLITNLLGIKLGFSFSAGAIDFMLNFTQGTRAWELIPIGLVFFLIYFVIFYWAIKKFDIKTPGRGDESLFAFSGPGTVSDQAEIDSKRNTVQDKYQFMAEKIFDGIGGDRNLDQIDYCTTRLRLKLNDTSQVDEQSIKRTGVRGVFRIDKRNLQIIIGTEVEFVADALKKMIGRPSNPAHSKEGGKSHPENGTERVFAPATGELVPLTDVPDPVFSQGMMGQGIAIRPEEGIFVAPAEGELVQLAETKHAFGIRTRLGEEILVHIGIDTVNLKGEGFQTFVKAGDHVSVGQRIIKGDLDIIRSQAKSDLSIMVVTNSMDHAFTIEWKKPDRAIAGKTQLYQARRK, from the coding sequence ATGAGAGGTTTGGGTAGTCTGCAACGATTAGGTAAATCATTAATGCTGCCGATCGCAGTTCTTCCTGCGGCCGGTCTTCTGAACAGGCTGGGCGCAGGTGATGTCTGGAATATTCCGTTTATCAACGCCGGAGGGAATGCCCTGTTCAGTTACCTGGCTTTACTGTTTGCGATGGGCATTGCCATAGGTCTGTCTAAGGATGGAAGCGGATCTGCCGCAATCAGCGGAGCCATTGTGTATTTCATCCTGAATTTTGGCGCGACAGGTGTGGATAAAACGATTAACATGGGCGTCTTTGCCGGATTCATCGCCGGATTATTTACGCCGATCCTTTACAACCGATTATATGATAAATTTACAGGAAACCCCTATTTCAATGGGAGGCATGTGGCTATTCTGGTTAATGCAGTGGCTGCGATCCTGCTCGTCCTGCTTTTCGGTCTGATCTGGCCTTACATTCAGAACATCCTGGATAGCGTGAATGGCTGGATTACCTCAGCGGGTGCACTTGGTGCAGCTGTTTTTGGATTTGCCAACCGCATGTTGATCCCAACCGGTCTGCATCATGTTCTGAATACTTATCTGTGGTTTGGTTTCGGAACGTTCCATGAAGCGACGGGGGACATTAACCGCTTTTTCGCGGGTGACCCAAGTGCCGGAACGTACCAGGTCGGCTTCTTTCCGATCATGATGTTCGGGCTTCCCGGTGCTGCACTGGCAATGGTTCTGACCGCGAAAAAAGACAGACGGAAAGAGACTTTTGGCATGATGCTTTCCGTTGCGCTGACGGCGTTTTTGACCGGGATAACCGAACCCATCGAATTTTCATTCATGTTTCTCGCCTATCCTCTGTATGTGGTTCATGCTCTGCTCGCCGGTTTATCCGGCCTGATCACCAATCTGCTCGGAATTAAGCTGGGTTTCAGTTTCAGCGCCGGAGCAATCGACTTCATGCTGAATTTTACCCAGGGGACAAGAGCCTGGGAGCTGATTCCCATCGGGCTGGTCTTCTTCCTTATCTATTTTGTTATTTTCTATTGGGCAATTAAAAAATTTGATATTAAAACGCCCGGTCGTGGAGATGAAAGTTTATTCGCTTTTTCAGGCCCAGGTACGGTTAGTGATCAGGCAGAGATTGATTCAAAAAGAAACACGGTTCAGGACAAATACCAATTTATGGCTGAAAAAATCTTTGACGGCATTGGCGGGGACCGTAATCTTGATCAGATTGATTACTGTACTACCCGTCTGAGACTGAAACTGAACGATACCTCGCAGGTTGATGAACAGTCGATAAAACGTACAGGAGTGCGTGGTGTCTTCAGAATTGATAAAAGAAATCTCCAGATTATCATCGGGACTGAGGTGGAATTTGTTGCGGATGCATTGAAAAAGATGATTGGCCGTCCATCGAATCCTGCCCATTCGAAAGAGGGCGGGAAAAGTCATCCTGAAAACGGGACGGAGCGGGTCTTTGCCCCTGCAACAGGTGAACTCGTACCTTTAACTGACGTGCCGGACCCAGTTTTCTCACAGGGCATGATGGGGCAAGGGATCGCCATCCGACCTGAAGAGGGTATTTTTGTTGCACCGGCAGAGGGAGAGCTGGTTCAATTAGCTGAAACAAAACATGCTTTTGGTATACGGACACGACTTGGAGAAGAAATTCTTGTTCACATCGGGATTGATACCGTGAACCTTAAGGGTGAAGGGTTTCAGACATTTGTAAAGGCAGGCGATCATGTTTCTGTCGGACAGAGAATCATTAAAGGGGATCTGGACATCATCCGCAGTCAGGCAAAATCTGATCTGAGCATCATGGTCGTGACCAACAGTATGGATCACGCATTCACCATTGAATGGAAAAAGCCGGACAGAGCTATTGCCGGAAAAACCCAGCTCTATCAGGCACGCCGGAAATAA
- a CDS encoding acyl-CoA dehydrogenase family protein → MTLKRKGAFGAAFLFTESPGGAVTPEGFTEEQMMMAETTRQFIEKSVVPHDQKIEGLDYELTLRLLKEAGSLGLLSADVPEAFGGLGLDKVSATLINESLAKASSFALSASVHTGIGTLPIVFFGSPDQKKKYLPELAAGTKIAAYCLTEPSSGSDALSAKTTARLSDDGKYYVLNGEKQFITNAGFADIFIVYARIDGKGFSAFIVERNWDGVSLGPEEKKMGIKGSSTRPVILEDVRVPAGNLLGEAGRGHVIAFNILNIGRFKLATLALGSAKEAIVLSTKFANEREQFGRPIASFPLIREKLADMNIRTYALESVIYRTAGLIDQSLATLDYNSPDSGKRSASGIAEYAIECSINKVLGSETLDFVADEGVQIHGGYGFISEYKIERIYRDSRINRIFEGTNEINRLVISSTLLKKAAKGELPLLRMLGTLESDIEALIRKKPAPGASGTEEYLVAASKKILLYVLGLATRKFDQQLQQEQLLIKYFSDMMIAVYTMESVLIRSMQIQGKEDRRPDVLTGDMMKVYVHECFEKVTSLAKKVLAYLEKGETLTGRLITLDEVAVQLPIDSLKLKMQIGQRVAEAGKYLT, encoded by the coding sequence ATGACTCTAAAAAGAAAGGGAGCTTTTGGTGCGGCCTTTTTGTTTACCGAATCACCCGGCGGTGCTGTGACACCGGAAGGCTTCACGGAAGAACAGATGATGATGGCAGAGACCACACGGCAGTTTATTGAAAAATCGGTTGTGCCGCACGATCAGAAAATTGAGGGACTGGACTATGAACTGACGCTTCGTTTACTGAAAGAGGCCGGATCACTCGGACTGCTCAGCGCCGATGTGCCGGAAGCGTTCGGAGGGCTTGGCCTGGATAAAGTCAGTGCGACCCTGATTAATGAATCACTGGCAAAAGCTTCATCTTTTGCCCTGTCGGCATCGGTCCATACCGGGATCGGCACGCTGCCCATTGTGTTTTTCGGCAGTCCGGATCAGAAGAAAAAATATCTGCCTGAACTTGCGGCAGGCACGAAAATCGCTGCCTACTGCCTGACTGAACCCTCGTCCGGGTCGGACGCACTCAGCGCGAAGACGACCGCGCGACTGTCGGATGATGGAAAATACTACGTGCTGAACGGAGAAAAGCAATTTATCACGAATGCCGGATTCGCCGATATCTTCATTGTTTATGCCAGAATTGACGGGAAGGGTTTTTCAGCGTTTATTGTTGAACGGAACTGGGACGGGGTCAGTCTCGGACCTGAAGAAAAGAAAATGGGTATCAAGGGTTCGTCGACTCGTCCGGTCATCCTCGAAGATGTCCGAGTACCTGCCGGGAATCTGCTTGGTGAGGCCGGACGGGGGCATGTGATTGCATTTAACATTTTGAATATCGGCCGCTTCAAGCTCGCCACGCTCGCGCTTGGCTCAGCAAAAGAAGCCATCGTGCTCTCCACAAAGTTCGCAAATGAACGGGAACAGTTCGGCAGACCGATCGCCAGTTTTCCTCTGATCCGGGAAAAACTGGCAGACATGAACATTCGGACCTATGCGCTGGAAAGTGTAATTTATCGCACAGCCGGGCTAATCGATCAATCCCTCGCAACGCTTGACTACAATAGTCCGGACTCGGGGAAACGGTCTGCAAGCGGCATTGCTGAATACGCTATCGAATGTTCAATCAACAAGGTTTTGGGTTCGGAAACCCTGGATTTTGTAGCTGACGAAGGGGTTCAGATCCATGGCGGCTATGGTTTCATTTCCGAATATAAAATTGAACGAATCTATCGTGATTCCCGCATCAACCGGATTTTTGAAGGGACAAACGAAATCAACCGGCTGGTCATCAGCAGCACACTTCTGAAAAAGGCCGCAAAAGGAGAATTACCGCTGCTTCGCATGCTGGGCACACTCGAATCCGATATCGAAGCACTCATCCGGAAAAAACCGGCGCCCGGAGCATCCGGCACAGAGGAATATCTCGTTGCCGCCTCGAAAAAGATCTTGCTGTATGTCCTCGGACTTGCAACCCGTAAGTTCGACCAGCAACTGCAGCAGGAACAGTTGCTGATAAAATACTTTAGTGACATGATGATCGCTGTCTATACGATGGAATCGGTCCTGATCCGGTCCATGCAAATACAGGGAAAAGAAGACAGACGGCCGGATGTGCTTACAGGCGACATGATGAAGGTGTATGTTCATGAATGTTTTGAAAAAGTCACATCTCTGGCTAAAAAAGTACTGGCCTATCTCGAAAAAGGGGAAACGCTGACCGGGCGGCTGATCACTCTGGACGAGGTGGCTGTGCAGCTGCCGATTGACTCATTAAAACTGAAAATGCAGATTGGTCAACGCGTCGCAGAAGCAGGAAAGTATCTCACCTGA
- a CDS encoding heterodisulfide reductase-related iron-sulfur binding cluster: protein MLQLIHFLLFVLVTGCGIYWTVKVICHRYDYIKLGKKTPFRHDFRERFSAFVTQVFGQKKLLKDPKSGIMHIVIFYGFIVLQFGALDIIFKGLSGHHLPIPGYPFFLLSQEITVVLVLIAVSYAFYRRYIERLKRLKRGFKPSLVLIFIAALMLSVLFTSGFDHLRQDGAPAPLTPVSSLIATGFQGLSQEAATAFYYIAWWMHLLILLAFALYVPQSKHFHLITAPLNIFLHRTDPDGRLRSIDFENEEAESFGAGRIEDFERKQLLDLYACVECGRCTNMCPAAATGKFLSPMHLITKMRDHLTEKGSAVTSKSPWIPVDLTKKTVHAVQMERHYPGTWPGNPLSQEAAAREDADQPLSGEATGTAGPVTDIRPTLHWQHFSWGKTSDRSAEDLQLIGDVITEEEIWACTTCRNCEDQCPVANEHVDKIIDLRRYLVLTEGKVPQEGQRAMQNIERQGNPWGMSRNDRANWIDGMEVPTVKEHPDFDYLFFVGSMGSYDNRSIRITRAFIRLLQAAGVNFAVLGNEEKSSGDTARRLGNEFLFQQLCQENIAVFEKYNVKKIVTACPHTFNTFKNEYPEFGLQAEVLHHTQLLDQLIRDGRLKPEHPVNERITYHDSCYLGRYNGVYDQPRAILKAIPGVELAEMKRSRENGMCCGAGGGMMWMEETAGKRINLARTEQALEVRPDTISSACPYCLTMMDDGTRLKGVDQQVRTRDVAELLAESVFGAEQA, encoded by the coding sequence TCCGCTTTTGTCACGCAGGTATTCGGGCAGAAAAAACTATTGAAAGATCCGAAAAGCGGGATTATGCATATCGTTATTTTTTACGGTTTTATCGTGCTTCAGTTCGGTGCGCTGGATATTATTTTCAAGGGATTGTCCGGGCATCACCTGCCGATCCCGGGCTACCCTTTTTTTCTGCTGTCCCAGGAGATAACGGTCGTGCTGGTTCTGATTGCCGTGAGCTATGCTTTTTATCGTCGTTATATTGAGCGGCTGAAAAGGCTGAAGCGAGGCTTTAAGCCGTCTCTGGTTCTCATTTTTATCGCTGCCCTGATGCTGTCGGTGCTGTTCACATCCGGGTTTGACCATCTGCGACAGGACGGAGCACCGGCCCCGCTCACCCCTGTTTCTTCGCTGATTGCGACCGGGTTCCAGGGCCTGTCACAGGAGGCGGCAACAGCATTTTATTACATCGCCTGGTGGATGCATCTATTGATTTTGCTCGCTTTTGCCCTGTATGTTCCGCAGTCCAAGCACTTTCATCTGATTACCGCTCCGCTCAATATCTTTCTGCACCGCACCGATCCTGACGGCAGGCTGCGTTCGATTGATTTTGAAAACGAAGAGGCAGAGTCGTTTGGGGCAGGTCGAATTGAGGATTTTGAGCGAAAGCAGCTCCTTGATCTGTATGCCTGTGTGGAGTGCGGGCGCTGTACCAATATGTGTCCGGCCGCGGCGACCGGCAAGTTTCTCTCGCCGATGCACCTGATCACGAAAATGCGTGATCATTTAACGGAAAAAGGCTCGGCGGTCACGTCAAAGTCGCCCTGGATCCCCGTCGATCTGACAAAGAAAACGGTGCATGCGGTTCAGATGGAGCGCCATTACCCGGGCACCTGGCCGGGAAACCCGCTGTCTCAGGAAGCGGCAGCCCGGGAAGACGCGGACCAGCCGCTATCCGGCGAGGCAACCGGGACGGCCGGGCCGGTCACAGATATCCGTCCCACTCTCCACTGGCAGCACTTCTCGTGGGGAAAGACGTCGGACCGGTCGGCTGAAGATCTGCAGCTGATCGGCGATGTGATTACCGAGGAGGAAATCTGGGCCTGTACCACCTGCCGTAATTGTGAAGATCAATGTCCGGTCGCAAATGAGCATGTGGATAAAATTATTGATCTGCGCCGCTATCTGGTTCTGACTGAAGGAAAAGTACCTCAGGAGGGACAGAGGGCCATGCAGAACATTGAGCGCCAGGGCAATCCGTGGGGCATGAGCCGCAATGACCGGGCAAACTGGATCGACGGCATGGAAGTCCCCACGGTGAAAGAGCATCCTGATTTCGACTATCTCTTTTTTGTCGGCAGCATGGGCTCCTACGACAACCGCAGTATCCGGATCACACGCGCCTTTATCCGCCTGCTCCAGGCTGCCGGTGTCAACTTCGCCGTGCTCGGCAATGAGGAGAAAAGTTCCGGTGATACCGCGCGCCGTCTGGGTAATGAGTTTTTATTTCAGCAGTTGTGTCAGGAAAATATCGCAGTCTTTGAAAAATACAACGTGAAAAAAATCGTTACAGCCTGTCCGCATACGTTTAATACATTTAAAAATGAGTATCCGGAATTCGGGCTGCAGGCCGAGGTGCTGCATCATACCCAGCTGCTGGATCAGCTGATCCGGGACGGCCGCCTGAAACCAGAACATCCGGTCAATGAACGAATCACCTACCACGATTCCTGTTATCTGGGCCGATACAACGGCGTGTATGATCAGCCGCGGGCTATTTTGAAAGCGATTCCGGGCGTTGAGCTGGCAGAAATGAAACGGTCCCGTGAAAACGGGATGTGCTGCGGAGCCGGGGGCGGCATGATGTGGATGGAGGAGACAGCCGGCAAACGCATCAATCTGGCACGAACAGAGCAGGCGCTTGAAGTCAGGCCGGACACCATCAGCAGCGCCTGCCCCTACTGTCTGACGATGATGGACGACGGGACCAGGTTAAAGGGCGTTGATCAGCAAGTCCGGACCCGGGATGTGGCAGAACTTCTTGCAGAATCGGTATTTGGAGCAGAGCAGGCCTGA
- a CDS encoding PTS transporter subunit EIIC produces the protein MKKIYKRIAAGLVYPALAVIIYAFFQLLALTGFGGFKGVADTFGFFLPFTLSVGLAAGISRDNSGASALAGCVGYLVFCASLTSIIQSKLVFNMITPIQIGGSTASTLSFFFLCACITGITAGWLYNKFYNIHLPEWLAFFGGRRFVPIITSVYALFLGAFVAQIVLAHMN, from the coding sequence ATGAAGAAGATTTATAAACGCATCGCTGCCGGTTTGGTCTATCCTGCACTTGCCGTTATCATTTACGCCTTCTTCCAATTACTTGCATTGACCGGTTTCGGGGGATTCAAAGGTGTGGCGGACACATTCGGTTTCTTTCTTCCGTTTACCTTATCTGTCGGCCTTGCTGCAGGTATTTCCCGTGATAACAGCGGTGCTTCAGCACTTGCCGGCTGTGTCGGCTATCTGGTTTTCTGCGCTTCTCTGACCTCTATCATTCAGTCAAAACTCGTTTTTAACATGATCACACCGATTCAGATTGGGGGATCGACAGCTTCGACTCTCAGCTTCTTCTTCCTCTGTGCCTGTATTACCGGAATCACTGCCGGCTGGCTATATAACAAGTTTTATAACATTCACCTGCCTGAATGGCTCGCCTTTTTCGGAGGAAGACGTTTTGTTCCGATTATCACGAGTGTCTATGCCCTTTTTCTAGGGGCGTTTGTCGCACAGATTGTCCTGGCACATATGAACTAA